In a genomic window of Thunnus thynnus chromosome 16, fThuThy2.1, whole genome shotgun sequence:
- the pkdccb gene encoding extracellular tyrosine-protein kinase PKDCC, with protein MPIMGNSLRAAALLAFVVLSILVSLLISSVQQFGATISHFSNATLAGDEEKFASLRGALNSQLNERRKEIIPLLLFDNDDDENGLPGESRHFYQRDEALESSLDYNLWNEITHGSRKAHMDEMGCDSLVDMQAVEILGSGYTKLVVKVNLAGGQPVALKLVNEQGIDMGKCVEDFKDPQGCRELVSYKLKKEMVLLQRLQHPNIIKLRGHCAGDAGGQGGGGQGGGRVTVILEQGNPLQMIQLLQSPWEDRFRVCLDLVRLLHFLSQSPLGSVALLDFQPRQFVTVSGELKLTDLDDASAEETACQTDADCSLQFPHRNFTLPCSARGVCEGLNEKMNIYNAYRYFFTYLLPHQAPSGLTHLVDHIMNSTGELKADINQTLEAFEHILLLYKSGLHLDNLPPSIIRDYTMMRGMGTSGNVEYRCWPSYSQQGCVLSVHSAREAAYICNSHSQCSSFSLSGHKTWTGRLLASFRSSFSHLVPDGTSEVYVKKTKTPETSTV; from the exons ATGCCCATAATGGGCAACTCTTTACGCGCGGCTGCCCTCCTGGCTTTCGTGGTGCTTTCTATTCTGGTGTCACTCTTGATTAGCAGCGTGCAGCAGTTTGGAGCCACAATATCTCACTTTTCCAATGCAACTCTTGCTGGTGATGAAGAGAAGTTTGCGTCGCTCCGCGGGGCGTTGAATTCCCAACTCAACGAGAGGCGCAAAGAAATTATCCCGCTGCTTTTATtcgataatgatgatgatgaaaacgGACTACCAGGGGAAAGTCGACATTTTTACCAACGTGATGAAGCACTAGAATCGAGTTTGGATTATAATCTGTGGAATGAAATCACACATGGTTCCAGGAAAGCGCATATGGATGAAATGGGTTGTGATTCTCTGGTGGACATGCAGGCGGTGGAGATCCTCGGCTCTGGATACACCAAACTGGTTGTCAAAGTGAATTTGGCTGGAGGTCAGCCCGTGGCGTTAAAACTGGTCAATGAGCAGGGCATAGATATGGGAAAGTGTGTGGAGGATTTTAAAGACCCTCAAGGCTGCCGTGAGCTCGTGTCTTACAAGTTGAAGAAAGAAATGGTGTTGTTGCAGAGACTGCAGCATCCAAATATCATAAAG CTCAGAGGTCACTGTGCAGGAGATGCAGGagggcagggaggaggaggacaagggGGAGGAAGAGTCACAGTCATTCTGGAGCAGGGGAATCCTCTCCAGATGATCCAGCTGCTCCAGAGCCCCTGGGAGGACAGATTCAGG GTTTGTCTGGACCTGGTCAGGCTCCTCCACTTCCTGTCCCAGTCTCCACTGGGCTCTGTGGCTCTGCTGGACTTCCAGCCCCGGCAGTTTGTTACCGTTTCGGGTGAGCTAAAGCTCACAGACCTCGACGACGCCAGTGCAGAGGAAACTGCGTGTCAGACAGACGCCGACTGCTCCCTCCAGTTTCCACACAGAAATTTCACTCTGCCCTGCTCGGCTCGGGGAGTGTGTGAGGGCTTGAATGAGAAGATGAACATTTACAACGCCTACAG GTATTTTTTCACCTACCTGCTGCCTCATCAGGCCCCGTCTGGCCTCACACACCTGGTAGACCACATCATGAACTCCACAG GGGAGCTGAAAGCTGACATCAATCAGACGCTGGAAGCCTTTGaacacatcctcctcctctacaAGTCTGGCCTGCACCTGGACAACCTGCCTCCATCAATAATCAGAG ATTACACCATGATGCGAGGCATGGGGACCTCTGGGAATGTGGAGTACCGCTGCTGGCCATCCTACAGCCAGCAAGGCTGTGTGCTGTCGGTCCACAGCGCCAGAGAGGCAGCGTACATCTGTAATTCTCATTCTCaatgcagcagcttcagtctgaGTGGACACAAAACCTGGACGG GTCGCCTCCTGGCCTCTTTCAGGAGCAGCTTCAGTCATCTGGTGCCTGATGGGACATCGGAGGTGTATGTGAAGAAAACCAAAACTCCTGAAACTTCTACAGTGTGA